The following proteins are co-located in the Rattus norvegicus strain BN/NHsdMcwi chromosome 19, GRCr8, whole genome shotgun sequence genome:
- the Tomm20 gene encoding mitochondrial import receptor subunit TOM20 homolog: MVGRNSAIAAGVCGALFIGYCIYFDRKRRSDPNFKNRLRERRKKQKLAKERAGLSKLPDLKDAEAVQKFFLEEIQLGEELLAQGDYEKGVDHLTNAIAVCGQPQQLLQVLQQTLPPPVFQMLLTKLPTISQRIVSAQSLAEDDVE, encoded by the exons ATGGTGGGCCGGAACAGCGCCATCGCCGCGGGCGTGTGCGGTGCCCTCTTCATAGGGTACTGCATCTACTTTGACCGCAAAAGGCGGAGTGACCCCAACTTCAAGAACAGGCTTCGAGAAC gaagaaagaaacagaagcttGCTAAGGAGAGAGCTGGGCTTTCCAAG TTACCTGATTTAAAAGATGCTGAAGCTGTTCAGAAATTCTTCCTTGAAGAGATACAGCTTGGTGAAGAGTTATTAGCACAAG GTGACTATGAGAAGGGTGTGGACCACCTGACAAATGCAATCGCTGTGTGTGGACAGCCTCAGCAGTTGCTGCAAGTGTTACAACAGACTCTTCCACcaccagtgttccagatgcttctgaccaAGCTTCCAACCATTAGTCAG agaaTTGTCAGTGCTCAGAGCTTGGCTGAGGATGATGTGGAATGA